The following are encoded in a window of Pseudomonas sp. St316 genomic DNA:
- the atpD gene encoding F0F1 ATP synthase subunit beta — protein MSSGRIVQIIGAVIDVEFPRDSVPSIYNALKVQGAETTLEVQQQLGDGIVRTIAMGSTEGLKRGLDVIDSGAAISVPVGKATLGRIMDVLGNPIDEAGPIDTEERWGIHRPAPSFAEQAGGNDLLETGIKVIDLVCPFAKGGKVGLFGGAGVGKTVNMMELIRNIAIEHSGYSVFAGVGERTREGNDFYHEMKDSNVLDKVALVYGQMNEPPGNRLRVALTGLTMAEKFRDEGNDVLLFVDNIYRYTLAGTEVSALLGRMPSAVGYQPTLAEEMGVLQERITSTKEGSITSIQAVYVPADDLTDPSPATTFAHLDATVVLSRDIASLGIYPAVDPLDSTSRQLDPNVIGQEHYDTARGVQYVLQRYKELKDIIAILGMDELSEADKQLVSRARKIQRFLSQPFFVAEVFTGASGKYVSLKDTIAGFKGILNGDYDHLPEQAFYMVGGIEEAIEKAKKL, from the coding sequence ATGAGTAGCGGACGTATCGTTCAAATCATCGGCGCCGTTATCGACGTGGAATTTCCACGCGACAGCGTACCGAGCATCTACAACGCGCTGAAAGTACAAGGCGCGGAAACTACCCTGGAAGTTCAGCAGCAGCTGGGCGACGGCATCGTTCGTACCATTGCGATGGGTTCTACCGAAGGCTTGAAGCGCGGTCTGGACGTTATCGACTCCGGCGCAGCCATCTCCGTACCGGTCGGTAAAGCGACTCTGGGCCGGATCATGGACGTACTGGGTAACCCGATCGACGAAGCGGGCCCGATCGATACCGAAGAGCGCTGGGGCATTCACCGTCCTGCGCCATCCTTCGCTGAACAGGCAGGCGGCAACGACCTGCTGGAAACCGGCATCAAGGTTATCGACCTGGTTTGCCCGTTCGCCAAGGGCGGTAAAGTCGGTCTGTTCGGTGGTGCCGGTGTGGGCAAGACCGTAAACATGATGGAACTGATCCGTAACATCGCCATCGAGCACAGCGGTTATTCCGTGTTCGCCGGTGTGGGTGAGCGTACTCGTGAGGGTAACGACTTCTACCACGAGATGAAGGATTCCAACGTTCTGGACAAAGTGGCACTGGTCTACGGCCAGATGAACGAGCCGCCGGGAAACCGTCTGCGCGTAGCCCTGACCGGCCTGACCATGGCCGAGAAGTTCCGTGACGAAGGTAACGACGTTCTGCTGTTCGTCGACAACATCTACCGTTACACCCTGGCCGGTACCGAAGTATCCGCACTGCTGGGCCGTATGCCTTCGGCAGTAGGTTACCAGCCGACCCTGGCTGAAGAGATGGGCGTTCTGCAAGAACGTATCACTTCGACCAAGGAAGGTTCGATCACTTCGATCCAAGCGGTATACGTACCTGCGGATGACTTGACCGACCCGTCGCCAGCGACCACCTTCGCCCACTTGGACGCCACCGTCGTTCTGTCCCGTGACATCGCTTCCCTGGGTATCTACCCAGCGGTTGACCCACTGGACTCGACTTCGCGCCAGCTGGACCCGAACGTGATCGGCCAGGAGCACTACGACACCGCTCGCGGCGTCCAGTACGTGCTGCAGCGCTACAAAGAGCTGAAGGACATCATTGCGATCCTGGGTATGGACGAGCTGTCGGAAGCCGACAAGCAGTTGGTATCCCGCGCTCGTAAGATCCAGCGCTTCTTGTCGCAGCCGTTCTTCGTGGCTGAAGTCTTCACCGGTGCCTCGGGTAAATACGTTTCCCTGAAAGACACCATTGCTGGCTTCAAAGGCATCCTCAACGGTGACTACGACCACCTGCCAGAACAAGCGTTCTACATGGTCGGCGGCATCGAAGAAGCGATCGAGAAAGCCAAGAAACTGTAA